In Astyanax mexicanus isolate ESR-SI-001 chromosome 17, AstMex3_surface, whole genome shotgun sequence, a single window of DNA contains:
- the camsap1a gene encoding calmodulin-regulated spectrin-associated protein 1a isoform X5, with protein MDVGAAGGGDGGPRRADSVEGGLEIVPLELYDSARAKIDANLRWLFAKAYGEDHVPADLRDPFYTDQYCVEHIKPPVLTLLLSAELYCRVCVLLLKGDQTSSLSSHQSVIQALARRGIYAREPDDTPVTHDDLSSTPIKMSSHIPLIDALMLACSVEMMSIERVVSSVKRFSTFSASKELPFDMEDAMLFWINKVILKTREISEKELKLKQHLMESPCHQKSPSKWYWKLVPVRYRRDHLSGRCLPHLPLVEDLMKDVCDGAALLAVIHYYCPDYMRLEDICLKEVLSISDSVYNVQLLREFSNEYLNGCLYLQAEDLLYAPPVLKHNVMVYIAELFWWFEVVRPDFVKPRDPQDIKDARPSMQTKSSRPHVPISNATKRSFLSTSPSVDSMVAGSSHDTYISAKVSPSHSPSHQLLPLRPRQQKPAQEEETAEFRNRSSSLSRMDGHSPGSRLAWMERRQRPLSQMEMEWERLCGDNISLARSISKDSLASNVISITPRHQVNGQSVPHVACAHDIEDQEEELVAVLGSGSMATFRDPRPESFFLEPLQPAVLRPNKEKSAPVSKRDESGEGRGQRRRGVHTPTEHTAINQTFTTVSAVGAVDSEDAPQSGGFFLHSKSECVRSSPVDIWVGKTSDSEFEEEEVDEVEGDDLEDQGFRKARLRNMLGHGKEEEESSKLHEEVRMREREDKEGASGRSSPCPSTLSQASSTSTGAGHTRHSSPCRSTLSQVSSASSRMTSFAERRMHRAGTPDDYYSSCSSQTTTPDGSECAPFPPVTSGTVSPSPKSRGGVASELVHLRMQLEEKRRAIETQKKKMETLSARQRLKLGKAAFLHVVKKGRGDTLPRPFKQDLTKEKEKETAKDDSCVEALKTRGKEVESSLGKESRQWGEISSMSPAGLEGDNRASEGEEMGGELDLGECSRSIELLNDAIGAIQQQMVQLSVQQDLLMRQTALSPTQEKTTQDKPTQEKPQTPSEQEPKPRPSVQFVEISTATRRPPKLSSGRTPRTKPSELKLSKSTKTINIDPRPSPISRTPRSENEDEGVFKEGGDKINGRSSARGLARNATFRLHDACNRRADGPESPKAEPPTVEPTEAELARERSGSGGSGKENIPVPSEESRAKAQLIEVDLSDLANPDSGTEAEGEGEQKSGLGFFFKDDQKAADELAKKRAAFLLKQQKKAEEARLRKQQLEAESELKRDEARRKAEEERVRKEEEKARRELIKQEYLRRKQQELLEEQGVAKPRPRHRKPRPKSVHRRESGNSTPVGLCTAPSGSSLSLASAATEGDSVTSGGGSQRGESVESFPMLSRNASRNMERDWDNGSTASSITSVAEYNGPRLFKEPSAKSNKPIIQNAIAHCCLAGKVNEAQKNAILEEIERCESNHLMILFRDGGCQFRALYTFALDTEEILKLAGTGPRAITRKMIDKLFKYSSDRKQFTVIPAKTVSASVDAITIHNHLWQVKRPGSSKRK; from the exons ATGGACGTAGGTGCGGCCGGTGGAGGAGACGGAGGCCCGAGGAGAGCCGACTCGGTCGAGGGAGGCCTGGAGATTGTCCCGCTTGAGCTGTATGACTCAGCCCGGGCCAAAATAGACGCCAACCTTCGGTGGCTGTTTGCCAAAGCTTATGGAGAAG ATCATGTTCCGGCTGATCTCAGAGACCCCTTCTACACAGATCAGTACTGTGTGGAACACATTAAGCCCCCTGTGCTGACCCTCCTGCTGTCTGCTGAGCTCTACTGCAGGGTGTGTGTTCTGCTGCTGAAGGGTGATCAGACCTCCTCTCTGTCCTCCCATCAGTCCGTCATCCAAGCCCTGGCTCGCCGTGGCATCTACGCCCGTGAGCCCGATGACACGCCGGTTACCCACGACGACCTCAGCTCCACCCCCATCAAGATG AGCTCACACATCCCCCTGATAGACGCGCTGATGCTGGCGTGCTCTGTGGAGATGATGAGTATAGAGAGGGTGGTGTCCAGCGTTAAGCGTTTCTCCACCTTCAGCGCCTCCAAAGAGCTGCCCTTCGACATGGAGGATGCCATGCTCTTCTGGATCAACAAG gtgattCTGAAGACGAGAGAAATCTCTGAGAAGGAGCTGAAGCTGAAACAGCATCTGATGGAATCCCCCTGTCATCAAAAG TCTCCCTCCAAATGGTACTGGAAGCTCGTGCCT GTTCGTTACCGTAGAGACCACTTGTCTGGTCGGTGTCTCCCTCATTTGCCGCTGGTTGAGGACCTGATGAAGGATGTGTGTGATGGTGCCGCCCTGCTGGCTGTCATTCATTACTACTGCCCCGATTACATGAGACTAGAAG atatCTGTCTGAAAGAGGTTCTGTCCATCTCTGACAGTGTTTATAATGTTCAGCTGCTGAGAGAGTTTTCCAACGAGTACCTGAATGGGTGTTTGTACCTGCAAGCTGAGGACCTGTTGTATGCTCCCCCAGTATTAAAG CACAATGTGATGGTCTACATAGCTGAGCTGTTCTGGTGGTTTGAAGTGGTGAGGCCAGATTTTGTAAAACCCAGAGATCCACAAGATATTAAAGATG CGAGACCCTCAATGCAGACGAAGAGTTCACGCCCTCACGTGCCCATCTCAAACGCCACCAAGCGCAGCTTCTTAAGCACCTCCCCTTCTGTTGACTCGATGGTAGCAGGCTCCTCCCACGACACCTATATCAG TGCCAAAGTAAGCCCCTCACACAGCCCCTCCCACCAGCTCCTGCCATTAAGGCCGAGGCAACAGAAACCCGCCCAGGAGGAGGAGACTGCAG AGTTCAGGAACAGGTCCAGCTCTCTCTCACGCATGGACGGACACAGTCCTGGATCCCGGCTGGCCTGGATGGAGAGAAGACAAAG ACCACTGTCTCAGATGGAGATGGAGTGGGAGCGCCTGTGTGGTGACAACATTAGCTTGGCGCGCTCCATCAGCAAAGACAGTTTAGCCTCCAACGTCATCTCCATCACTCCCCGTCACCAGGTCAACGGCCAGTCTGTTCCCCACGTGGCCTGCGCTCACGATATTGAGGATCAGGAGGAGGAGCTTGTGGCTGTTTTAGGCTCTGGGAGCATGGCCACCTTCCGAGACCCCCGTCCTGAGAGCTTTTTCCTGGAGCCGCTGCAGCCGGCCGTCCTGCGTCCAAACAAAGAGAAGTCTGCCCCGGTCAGTAAGAGGGACGAGAGCGGGGAGGGGCGGGGCCAGAGACGGAGGGGTGTTCACACCCCAACCGAGCACACAGCAATCAATCAGACCTTTACCACCGTCAGTGCTGTTGGTGCTGTTGACTCTGAGGACGCGCCGCAGTCTGGCGGCTTCTTTCTTCACAGTAAGTCAGAGTGTGTGAGAAGCAGCCCAGTCGACATCTGGGTGGGCAAAACTTCAGACTCCGAGTTCGAGGAAGAGGAGGTGGATGAAGTTGAGGGCGATGACCTGGAAGACCAGGGCTTCAGAAAGGCTCGCTTGAGGAATATGCTGGGCCAtgggaaggaggaggaggaatcgAGTAAGTTGCATGAGGAGGTGCGAATGCGTGAACGTGAGGACAAAGAGGGAGCCAGCGGTCGCTCCAGCCCATGCCCCAGCACACTCTCACAGGCCAGCAGCACTTCCACCGGCGCCGGACACACGAG GCACTCCAGTCCATGTCGGAGCACACTTTCGCAGGTCAGCAGCGCGTCCAGCCGCATGACCAGCTTTGCAGAGCGGCGGATGCACCGTGCCGGGACACCTGATGACTACTACAGCAGCTGCAGCTCCCAGACGACCACTCCAGACGGGTCGGAATGTGCCCCCTTCCCACCTGTCACAAGCGGCACAGTTAGCCCCAGCCCCAAGTCTCGAGGGGGCGTGGCCTCTGAGCTAGTCCACTTGCGCATGCAACTGGAGGAGAAGCGGCGGGCTATTGAGACACAAAAGAAGAAGATGGAGACGCTGTCAGCCCGGCAACGGCTGAAGCTTGGCAAGGCCGCCTTTCTGCACGTGGTCAAAAAGGGGCGAGGTGACACTCTGCCACGCCCTTTCAAGCAGGATCTCACGAAGGAGAAGGAAAAGGAGACGGCGAAGGACGACTCATGTGTGGAGGCTCTGAAGACCAGAGGCAAAGAGGTTGAATCCAGTCTGGGTAAAGAATCCAGGCAGTGGGGGGAAATTTCTTCCATGTCCCCTGCTGGTCTGGAGGGGGATAACCGTGCAAGTGAAGGCGAGGAGATGGGAGGGGAACTGGACTTGGGCGAATGTAGTCGCTCTATTGAGCTTCTGAACGATGCTATTGGGGCTATTCAACAACAAATGGTGCAGCTTTCTGTCCAACAGGACCTGCTTATGCGGCAGACCGCCCTTTCACCAACACAGGAGAAAACCACACAAGACAAACCCACACAGGAGAAACCCCAGACTCCCAGTGAGCAGGAGCCTAAGCCTCGGCCCTCGGTGCAGTTTGTGGAGATCTCCACAGCAACCCGGCGTCCTCCCAAGCTGAGCTCAGGACGTACACCACGGACCAAACCTTCCGAGCTCAAGCTGAGTAAAAGCACGAAGACCATTAACATCGACCCAAGACCCTCACCAATCAGCAGGACGCCCCGATCAGAAAATGAGGATGAGGGCGTGTTTAAAGAAGGCGGTGACAAAATCAATGGACGCAGCTCGGCCCGAGGCTTGGCCCGAAATGCAACATTCCGTCTCCACGATGCTTGTAATCGAAGAGCAGACGGTCCAGAGTCACCGAAAGCAGAACCGCCTACAGTAGAACCAACAGAAGCAGAACTAGCCCGTGAGAGGAGTGGGTCCGGAGGCTCAGGGAAAGAAAATATCCCCGTTCCATCTGAGGAAAGCCGGGCAAAAGCACAGCTAATTGAGGTCGACCTGTCTGACCTGGCCAACCCAGACTCCGGCACAGAggcagagggagagggagagcagAAATCAGGACTGGGCTTTTTCTTTAAG gatgatcAGAAGGCTGCAGATGAGTTGGCTAAGAAGCGAGCAGCGTTTCTgctgaagcagcagaagaaggCAGAAGAGGCGCGGCTTCGTAAACAACAACTGGAGGCGGAGTCAGAGCTGAAACGAGATGAAGCCAG gcGGAAGGCAGAGGAGGAGAGAGTGCgtaaggaggaggagaaggccCGTAGGGAGCTCATCAAGCAGGAGTACCTGCGTAGGAAACAacaggagctgctggaggagcAGGGGGTAGCTAAGCCTCGCCCACGACACAGGAAGCCCCGCCCCAAATCGGTCCATCGACGAGAATCTGGCAACAGTACCC CTGTGGGTCTGTGCACTGCTCCGTctggttcctctctctctctggcctctGCTGCTACTGAAGGGGACAGCGTCACTTCTGGAGGAGGCTCGCAGAG GGGCGAGTCGGTGGAGTCATTCCCGATGTTGAGCCGTAACGCCAGCAGGAACATGGAAAGAGACTGGGATAATGGCTCCACAGCATCATCCATCACTTCTGTAGCAGAATACAATG gcCCAAGATTGTTTAAAGAGCCCAGTGCTAAGTCCAATAAGCCGATCATTCAGAACGCTATCGCTCACTGTTGTCTGGCCGGCAAGGTCAACGAAGCGCAGAAAAATGCAATCCTGGAG GAAATCGAGCGCTGCGAGTCCAATCACCTGATGATCCTGTTCCGTGACGGTGGTTGCCAGTTCCGGGCACTCTACACCTTCGCTCTGGACACGGAGGAGATCCTGAAGCTGGCCGGCACCGGCCCCCGTGCCATCACCCGCAAGATGATCGACAAGTTGTTCAAATACAGCAGCGACCGCAAGCAGTTCACCGTCATCCCCGCCAAGACTGTGTCGGCCAGCGTGGACGCAATCACCATCCACAACCACCTGTGGCAGGTCAAACGACCCGGCTCCTCCAAGAGGAAGTGA
- the camsap1a gene encoding calmodulin-regulated spectrin-associated protein 1a isoform X2 has translation MDVGAAGGGDGGPRRADSVEGGLEIVPLELYDSARAKIDANLRWLFAKAYGEDHVPADLRDPFYTDQYCVEHIKPPVLTLLLSAELYCRVCVLLLKGDQTSSLSSHQSVIQALARRGIYAREPDDTPVTHDDLSSTPIKMSSHIPLIDALMLACSVEMMSIERVVSSVKRFSTFSASKELPFDMEDAMLFWINKVILKTREISEKELKLKQHLMESPCHQKSPSKWYWKLVPVRYRRDHLSGRCLPHLPLVEDLMKDVCDGAALLAVIHYYCPDYMRLEDICLKEVLSISDSVYNVQLLREFSNEYLNGCLYLQAEDLLYAPPVLKHNVMVYIAELFWWFEVVRPDFVKPRDPQDIKDARPSMQTKSSRPHVPISNATKRSFLSTSPSVDSMVAGSSHDTYIRYYLHPEESASTSVAKVSPSHSPSHQLLPLRPRQQKPAQEEETAEFRNRSSSLSRMDGHSPGSRLAWMERRQRPLSQMEMEWERLCGDNISLARSISKDSLASNVISITPRHQVNGQSVPHVACAHDIEDQEEELVAVLGSGSMATFRDPRPESFFLEPLQPAVLRPNKEKSAPVSKRDESGEGRGQRRRGVHTPTEHTAINQTFTTVSAVGAVDSEDAPQSGGFFLHSKSECVRSSPVDIWVGKTSDSEFEEEEVDEVEGDDLEDQGFRKARLRNMLGHGKEEEESSKLHEEVRMREREDKEGASGRSSPCPSTLSQASSTSTGAGHTRHSSPCRSTLSQVSSASSRMTSFAERRMHRAGTPDDYYSSCSSQTTTPDGSECAPFPPVTSGTVSPSPKSRGGVASELVHLRMQLEEKRRAIETQKKKMETLSARQRLKLGKAAFLHVVKKGRGDTLPRPFKQDLTKEKEKETAKDDSCVEALKTRGKEVESSLGKESRQWGEISSMSPAGLEGDNRASEGEEMGGELDLGECSRSIELLNDAIGAIQQQMVQLSVQQDLLMRQTALSPTQEKTTQDKPTQEKPQTPSEQEPKPRPSVQFVEISTATRRPPKLSSGRTPRTKPSELKLSKSTKTINIDPRPSPISRTPRSENEDEGVFKEGGDKINGRSSARGLARNATFRLHDACNRRADGPESPKAEPPTVEPTEAELARERSGSGGSGKENIPVPSEESRAKAQLIEVDLSDLANPDSGTEAEGEGEQKSGLGFFFKDDQKAADELAKKRAAFLLKQQKKAEEARLRKQQLEAESELKRDEARRKAEEERVRKEEEKARRELIKQEYLRRKQQELLEEQGVAKPRPRHRKPRPKSVHRRESGNSTPVGLCTAPSGSSLSLASAATEGDSVTSGGGSQRGESVESFPMLSRNASRNMERDWDNGSTASSITSVAEYNGPRLFKEPSAKSNKPIIQNAIAHCCLAGKVNEAQKNAILEEIERCESNHLMILFRDGGCQFRALYTFALDTEEILKLAGTGPRAITRKMIDKLFKYSSDRKQFTVIPAKTVSASVDAITIHNHLWQVKRPGSSKRK, from the exons ATGGACGTAGGTGCGGCCGGTGGAGGAGACGGAGGCCCGAGGAGAGCCGACTCGGTCGAGGGAGGCCTGGAGATTGTCCCGCTTGAGCTGTATGACTCAGCCCGGGCCAAAATAGACGCCAACCTTCGGTGGCTGTTTGCCAAAGCTTATGGAGAAG ATCATGTTCCGGCTGATCTCAGAGACCCCTTCTACACAGATCAGTACTGTGTGGAACACATTAAGCCCCCTGTGCTGACCCTCCTGCTGTCTGCTGAGCTCTACTGCAGGGTGTGTGTTCTGCTGCTGAAGGGTGATCAGACCTCCTCTCTGTCCTCCCATCAGTCCGTCATCCAAGCCCTGGCTCGCCGTGGCATCTACGCCCGTGAGCCCGATGACACGCCGGTTACCCACGACGACCTCAGCTCCACCCCCATCAAGATG AGCTCACACATCCCCCTGATAGACGCGCTGATGCTGGCGTGCTCTGTGGAGATGATGAGTATAGAGAGGGTGGTGTCCAGCGTTAAGCGTTTCTCCACCTTCAGCGCCTCCAAAGAGCTGCCCTTCGACATGGAGGATGCCATGCTCTTCTGGATCAACAAG gtgattCTGAAGACGAGAGAAATCTCTGAGAAGGAGCTGAAGCTGAAACAGCATCTGATGGAATCCCCCTGTCATCAAAAG TCTCCCTCCAAATGGTACTGGAAGCTCGTGCCT GTTCGTTACCGTAGAGACCACTTGTCTGGTCGGTGTCTCCCTCATTTGCCGCTGGTTGAGGACCTGATGAAGGATGTGTGTGATGGTGCCGCCCTGCTGGCTGTCATTCATTACTACTGCCCCGATTACATGAGACTAGAAG atatCTGTCTGAAAGAGGTTCTGTCCATCTCTGACAGTGTTTATAATGTTCAGCTGCTGAGAGAGTTTTCCAACGAGTACCTGAATGGGTGTTTGTACCTGCAAGCTGAGGACCTGTTGTATGCTCCCCCAGTATTAAAG CACAATGTGATGGTCTACATAGCTGAGCTGTTCTGGTGGTTTGAAGTGGTGAGGCCAGATTTTGTAAAACCCAGAGATCCACAAGATATTAAAGATG CGAGACCCTCAATGCAGACGAAGAGTTCACGCCCTCACGTGCCCATCTCAAACGCCACCAAGCGCAGCTTCTTAAGCACCTCCCCTTCTGTTGACTCGATGGTAGCAGGCTCCTCCCACGACACCTATATCAGGTATTACCTGCATCCAGAGGAGTCTGCGTCTACGTCTGT TGCCAAAGTAAGCCCCTCACACAGCCCCTCCCACCAGCTCCTGCCATTAAGGCCGAGGCAACAGAAACCCGCCCAGGAGGAGGAGACTGCAG AGTTCAGGAACAGGTCCAGCTCTCTCTCACGCATGGACGGACACAGTCCTGGATCCCGGCTGGCCTGGATGGAGAGAAGACAAAG ACCACTGTCTCAGATGGAGATGGAGTGGGAGCGCCTGTGTGGTGACAACATTAGCTTGGCGCGCTCCATCAGCAAAGACAGTTTAGCCTCCAACGTCATCTCCATCACTCCCCGTCACCAGGTCAACGGCCAGTCTGTTCCCCACGTGGCCTGCGCTCACGATATTGAGGATCAGGAGGAGGAGCTTGTGGCTGTTTTAGGCTCTGGGAGCATGGCCACCTTCCGAGACCCCCGTCCTGAGAGCTTTTTCCTGGAGCCGCTGCAGCCGGCCGTCCTGCGTCCAAACAAAGAGAAGTCTGCCCCGGTCAGTAAGAGGGACGAGAGCGGGGAGGGGCGGGGCCAGAGACGGAGGGGTGTTCACACCCCAACCGAGCACACAGCAATCAATCAGACCTTTACCACCGTCAGTGCTGTTGGTGCTGTTGACTCTGAGGACGCGCCGCAGTCTGGCGGCTTCTTTCTTCACAGTAAGTCAGAGTGTGTGAGAAGCAGCCCAGTCGACATCTGGGTGGGCAAAACTTCAGACTCCGAGTTCGAGGAAGAGGAGGTGGATGAAGTTGAGGGCGATGACCTGGAAGACCAGGGCTTCAGAAAGGCTCGCTTGAGGAATATGCTGGGCCAtgggaaggaggaggaggaatcgAGTAAGTTGCATGAGGAGGTGCGAATGCGTGAACGTGAGGACAAAGAGGGAGCCAGCGGTCGCTCCAGCCCATGCCCCAGCACACTCTCACAGGCCAGCAGCACTTCCACCGGCGCCGGACACACGAG GCACTCCAGTCCATGTCGGAGCACACTTTCGCAGGTCAGCAGCGCGTCCAGCCGCATGACCAGCTTTGCAGAGCGGCGGATGCACCGTGCCGGGACACCTGATGACTACTACAGCAGCTGCAGCTCCCAGACGACCACTCCAGACGGGTCGGAATGTGCCCCCTTCCCACCTGTCACAAGCGGCACAGTTAGCCCCAGCCCCAAGTCTCGAGGGGGCGTGGCCTCTGAGCTAGTCCACTTGCGCATGCAACTGGAGGAGAAGCGGCGGGCTATTGAGACACAAAAGAAGAAGATGGAGACGCTGTCAGCCCGGCAACGGCTGAAGCTTGGCAAGGCCGCCTTTCTGCACGTGGTCAAAAAGGGGCGAGGTGACACTCTGCCACGCCCTTTCAAGCAGGATCTCACGAAGGAGAAGGAAAAGGAGACGGCGAAGGACGACTCATGTGTGGAGGCTCTGAAGACCAGAGGCAAAGAGGTTGAATCCAGTCTGGGTAAAGAATCCAGGCAGTGGGGGGAAATTTCTTCCATGTCCCCTGCTGGTCTGGAGGGGGATAACCGTGCAAGTGAAGGCGAGGAGATGGGAGGGGAACTGGACTTGGGCGAATGTAGTCGCTCTATTGAGCTTCTGAACGATGCTATTGGGGCTATTCAACAACAAATGGTGCAGCTTTCTGTCCAACAGGACCTGCTTATGCGGCAGACCGCCCTTTCACCAACACAGGAGAAAACCACACAAGACAAACCCACACAGGAGAAACCCCAGACTCCCAGTGAGCAGGAGCCTAAGCCTCGGCCCTCGGTGCAGTTTGTGGAGATCTCCACAGCAACCCGGCGTCCTCCCAAGCTGAGCTCAGGACGTACACCACGGACCAAACCTTCCGAGCTCAAGCTGAGTAAAAGCACGAAGACCATTAACATCGACCCAAGACCCTCACCAATCAGCAGGACGCCCCGATCAGAAAATGAGGATGAGGGCGTGTTTAAAGAAGGCGGTGACAAAATCAATGGACGCAGCTCGGCCCGAGGCTTGGCCCGAAATGCAACATTCCGTCTCCACGATGCTTGTAATCGAAGAGCAGACGGTCCAGAGTCACCGAAAGCAGAACCGCCTACAGTAGAACCAACAGAAGCAGAACTAGCCCGTGAGAGGAGTGGGTCCGGAGGCTCAGGGAAAGAAAATATCCCCGTTCCATCTGAGGAAAGCCGGGCAAAAGCACAGCTAATTGAGGTCGACCTGTCTGACCTGGCCAACCCAGACTCCGGCACAGAggcagagggagagggagagcagAAATCAGGACTGGGCTTTTTCTTTAAG gatgatcAGAAGGCTGCAGATGAGTTGGCTAAGAAGCGAGCAGCGTTTCTgctgaagcagcagaagaaggCAGAAGAGGCGCGGCTTCGTAAACAACAACTGGAGGCGGAGTCAGAGCTGAAACGAGATGAAGCCAG gcGGAAGGCAGAGGAGGAGAGAGTGCgtaaggaggaggagaaggccCGTAGGGAGCTCATCAAGCAGGAGTACCTGCGTAGGAAACAacaggagctgctggaggagcAGGGGGTAGCTAAGCCTCGCCCACGACACAGGAAGCCCCGCCCCAAATCGGTCCATCGACGAGAATCTGGCAACAGTACCC CTGTGGGTCTGTGCACTGCTCCGTctggttcctctctctctctggcctctGCTGCTACTGAAGGGGACAGCGTCACTTCTGGAGGAGGCTCGCAGAG GGGCGAGTCGGTGGAGTCATTCCCGATGTTGAGCCGTAACGCCAGCAGGAACATGGAAAGAGACTGGGATAATGGCTCCACAGCATCATCCATCACTTCTGTAGCAGAATACAATG gcCCAAGATTGTTTAAAGAGCCCAGTGCTAAGTCCAATAAGCCGATCATTCAGAACGCTATCGCTCACTGTTGTCTGGCCGGCAAGGTCAACGAAGCGCAGAAAAATGCAATCCTGGAG GAAATCGAGCGCTGCGAGTCCAATCACCTGATGATCCTGTTCCGTGACGGTGGTTGCCAGTTCCGGGCACTCTACACCTTCGCTCTGGACACGGAGGAGATCCTGAAGCTGGCCGGCACCGGCCCCCGTGCCATCACCCGCAAGATGATCGACAAGTTGTTCAAATACAGCAGCGACCGCAAGCAGTTCACCGTCATCCCCGCCAAGACTGTGTCGGCCAGCGTGGACGCAATCACCATCCACAACCACCTGTGGCAGGTCAAACGACCCGGCTCCTCCAAGAGGAAGTGA